A window of Ammospiza nelsoni isolate bAmmNel1 chromosome 19, bAmmNel1.pri, whole genome shotgun sequence contains these coding sequences:
- the LOC132081807 gene encoding myosin heavy chain, skeletal muscle, adult-like isoform X4, with protein MTSADAELACFGEAAPYLRKSEKERIEAQNKPFDAKSSVFVVHPKESFVKGKIESRESGKVTVKTEGGETLTVKEDQIFSMNPPKYDKIEDMAMMTHLHEPAVLYNLKERYAAWMIYTYSGLFCVTVNPYKWLPVYNPEVVLAYRGKKRQEAPPHIFSISDNAYQFMLTDRENQSILITGESGAGKTVNTKRVIQYFATIAASGEKKKEEQTSGKMQGTLEDQIISANPLLEAFGNAKTVRNDNSSRFGKFIRIHFGATGKLASADIETYLLEKSRVTFQLKAERSYHIFYQIMSNKKPELIDMLLITTNPYDFHFVSQGEVTVPSIDDQEELMATDSAIDILGFTADEKTAIYKLTGAVMHYGNLKFKQKQREEQAEPDGTEVADKAAYLTGLNSAEFLKALCYPRVKVGNEYVTKGQNVTQVNNSVGALAKAMFEKMFLWMVVRINQQLDTKQPRQYFIGVLDIAGFEIFDFNSFEQLCINFTNEKLQQFFNHHMFVLEQEEYKKEGIEWEFIDFGMDLAACIELIEKPMGIFSILEEECMFPKATDTSFKNKLYDQHLGKSNNFQKPKPAKGKAEAHFSLVHYAGTVDYNITGWLEKNKDPLNETVIGLYQKSSVKTLALLFANYGGADAEASGGGGKKGGKKKGSSFQTVSALFRENLNKLMANLRSTHPHFVRCIIPNETKTPGAMEHELVLHQLRCNGVLEGIRICRKGFPSRVLYADFKQRYRVLNASAIPEGQFMDNKKASEKLLGSIDVDHTQYRFGHTKVFFKAGLIGVLEEMRDEKLAEIMTMIQARSRGFLMRVEYQRMVERRDSIFCIQYNVRSFMNVKHWPWMKLFFKIKPLLKSAESEKEMANMKQEFEKTKEELAKSEAKRKELEEKMVALVQEKNDLQLQVQAEADSLADAEERCDQLIKNKIQLEAKIKELTERAEEEEEINAELTAKKRKLEDECSELKKDIDDLELTLAKVEKEKHATENKVKNLTEEMAALDETIAKLTKEKKALQEAHQQTLDDLQAEEDKVNTLTKAKTKLEQQVDDLEGSLEQEKKLRMDLERAKRKLEGDLKLAQDSIMDLENDKQQLDEKLKKKDFEISQIQSKIEDEQALGMQFQKKIKELQARIEELEEEIEAERTSRAKAEKHRADLSRELEEISERLEEAGGATAAQVEMNKKREAEFQKMRRDLEEATLQHEATAAALRKKHADSTAELGEQIDNLQRVKQKLEKEKSELKMEIDDLASNMESVSKAKANLEKMCRTLEDQLSELKTKEEQNQRMINDLNTQRARLQTESGEFSRQVEEKDALISQLSRGKQGFTQQIEELKRHLEEEIKAKNALAHALQSARHDCDLLREQYEEEQEAKAELQRAMSKANSEVAQWRTKYETDAIQRTEELEEAKKKLAQRLQDAEEHVEAVNAKCASLEKTKQRLQNEVEDLMIDVERSNAACAALDKKQKNFDKILAEWKQKYEETQAELEASQKESRSLSTELFKMKNAYEESLDHLETMKRENKNLQQEISDLTEQIAEGGKAIHELEKVKKQIETEKSELQASLEEAEASLEHEEGKILRLQLELNQVKSEIDRKIAEKDEEIDQLKRNHLRIVDSMQSTLDAEIRSRNEALRLKKKMEGDLNEMEIQLSHANRQAAEAQKNLRNTQAVLKDTQLHLDDALRTQDDLKEQVAMVERRANLLQAEVEELRAALEQTERSRKLAEQELLDATERAQLLHTQNTSLINTKKKLETDISQIQSEMEDTIQEARNAEEKAKKAITDAAMMAEELKKEQDTSAHLERMKKNLDQTVKDLQHRLEEAEQLALKGGKKQIQKLEARVRELEGEVDAEQKRSAEAVKGVRKYERRVKELTYQSEEDRKNVLRLQDLVDKLQMKVKSYKRQAEEAEELSNVNLSKFRKIQHELEEAEERADIAESQVNKLRAKSRDIHGKKIEEEE; from the exons ATGACCTCTGCAGATGCTGAGTTAGCTTGTTTTGGGGAGGCAGCTCCTTACCTCCGAAAATCGGAGAAGGAGAGAATTGAGGCTCAGAACAAACCTTTCGATGCCAAGTCATCAGTCTTTGTGGTTCATCCCAAAGAATCCTTTGTGAAAGGCAAAATTGAGAGCAGGGAATCAGGCAAAGTCACTGTAAAGACTGAAGGGGGAGAG ACCCTGACCGTGAAAGAAGATCAAATCTTCTCCATGAACCCTCCCAAGTATGACAAAATCGAGGACATGGCCATGATGACCCACCTGCACGAACCCGCTGTGCTGTACAACCTCAAAGAGCGTTACGCAGCCTGGATGATCTAC ACCTACTCGGGTCTCTTCTGCGTCACTGTCAACCCCTACAAGTGGCTGCCGGTGTACAACCCCGAGGTGGTGTTGGCCTACCGAGGCAAGAAGCGCCAGGAGGCCCCTCCACACATCTTCTCCATCTCTGACAATGCCTATCAGTTCATGCTGACTG ATCGGGAGAACCAGTCCATCCTGATCAC CGGAGAATCCGGGGCCGGGAAGACTGTGAACACCAAGCGTGTCATCCAGTACTTTGCAACAATTGCAGCCagtggagagaagaaaaaggaagaacaaaCATCAGGCAAAATGCAG GGAACGCTTGAGGATCAAATCATCAGCGCCAACCCACTGCTGGAGGCCTTTGGAAACGCCAAGACCGTGAGGAACGACAACTCTTCACGCTTT GGCAAATTCATCAGAATCCATTTTGGTGCCACAGGCAAACTGGCTTCTGCTGACATTGAAACTT ATCTGCTGGAGAAGTCCAGAGTCACTTTCCAGCTCAAGGCGGAAAGGAGCTACCACATCTTTTATCAGATTATGTCCAACAAGAAGCCGGAGCTAATTG ACATGCTCCTCATTACCACCAACCCCTACGATTTCCACTTTGTGAGTCAAGGGGAGGTCACTGTGCCCAGCATTGATGACCAGGAGGAGCTGATGGCTACAGAT AGTGCCATTGACATCCTGGGCTTCACTGCAGATGAGAAAACGGCCATCTACAAGCTGACAGGGGCTGTCATGCACTATGGGAACCTGAAGTTCAAGCAGAAGCAAcgagaggagcaggcagagcctgatgGCACAGAAG TGGCTGACAAGGCTGCCTACCTAACGGGCCTCAACTCAGCTGAATTTCTCAAGGCCTTGTGTTACCCCCGAGTCAAGGTTGGGAATGAATACGTGACCAAAGGTCAAAACGTGACACAG GTGAACAATTCAGTGGGTGCCCTGGCCAAGGCAATGTTTGAGAAGATGTTCCTGTGGATGGTTGTTCGTATCAACCAACAGCTGGACACGAAGCAGCCCAGGCAGTACTTCATTGGTGTCCTGGACATTGCTGGCTTTGAGATCTTTGAT TTCAACAGCTTTGAGCAGCTGTGCATCAACTTCACCAATGAGAAACTGCAACAGTTCTTCAACCACCACATGTtcgtgctggagcaggaggagtaCAAGAAGGAGGGCATTGAATGGGAGTTCATTGACTTTGGCATGGACCTGGCTGCCTGCATTGAGCTCATTGAGAAG CCCATGGGCATCTTCTCCATCCTGGAAGAGGAGTGCATGTTCCCCAAGGCAACTGACACCTCTTTCAAGAACAAGCTCTATGACCAGCACCTGGGCAAGTCCAACAACTTCCAGAAGCCCAAGCCTGCCAAAGGCAAGGCTGAGGCCCACTTCTCCCTGGTGCACTATGCTGGCACAGTGGACTACAACATCACTGGGTGGCTGGAGAAGAACAAGGACCCTCTGAATGAAACTGTCATAGGGTTGTACCAGAAATCATCTGTGAAGACCCTGGCTTTACTCTTTGCCAACTATGGTGGAGCAGATGCGG aggctagtggtggtggtggcaagAAGGGAGGCAAGAAGAAGGGTTCTTCCTTCCAGACTGTCTCAGCTCTTTTCAGA GAAAATCTGAACAAGCTGATGGCTAACTTGAGAAGCACTCACCCCCATTTTGTGCGCTGTATCATCCCCAATGAAACTAAAACACCTG GTGCCATGGAGCACGAGCTGGTGCTGCACCAGCTGCGCTGTAACGGCGTGCTGGAAGGGATCAGGATCTGCAGGAAAGGGTTCCCCAGCAGAGTCCTTTATGCTGACTTCAAACAGAG ATACAGAGTACTTAATGCCAGTGCTATTCCAGAAGGTCAGTTCATGGATAACAAGAAGGCTTCAGAGAAGCTCCTTGGGTCCATTGATGTTGACCACACCCAGTACAGATTTGGGCACACCAAG GTGTTCTTCAAAGCTGGACTGATAGGTGTGCTAGAGGAGATGAGAGATGAGAAACTGGCAGAGATTATGACCATGATACAAGCCAGGTCCAGAGGCTTCCTGATGAGAGTGGAGTACCAGAGAATGGTGGAGCGGAG GGACTCCATCTTCTGCATCCAGTACAATGTTCGCTCATTCATGAATGTCAAACACTGGCCATGGATGAAGCTCTTCTTCAAGATCAAGCCATTGCTGAAGAGTGCAGAGTCTGAGAAAGAAATGGCCAACATGAAGCAAGAATTTGAGAAAACCAAGGAAGAGCTTGCAAAGTCTGAGGCAAAGCGGAAGgagctggaagagaaaatggtGGCCCTGGTGCAGGAGAAAAATGACCTGCAGCTCCAAGTGCAGGCT GAAGCAGATAGCTTGGCTGATGCTGAGGAAAGGTGCGACCAGCTCATCaaaaacaaaatccagctgGAAGCCAAAATTAAGGAGCTGACAGAAAGGGctgaagaagaagaggaaatcAATGCTGAGCTGACAGCCAAGAAGAGGAAGCTGGAGGATGAATGTTCAGAGCTGAAGAAAGATATTGATGACCTTGAGCTAACACTGGCCaaggtggagaaggaaaaacatgCCACTGAAAACAAG gtgaaaaacctgacagaggagATGGCAGCTCTGGATGAGACAATTGCCAAGCTGacaaaggagaagaaagcccTCCAAGAGGCGCATCAGCAGACCCTGGATGacctgcaggcagaggaagaCAAAGTCAATACTCTGACCAAAGCCAAGACCAAGCTGGAACAGCAAGTGGATGAT CTGGAAGGGTCCCTCGAGCAAGAGAAGAAACTGCGCATGGACCTGGAGAGAGCAAAGAGGAAACTGGAAGGAGACCTGAAGCTGGCCCAGGACAGCATCATGGATTTGGAGAATGAtaagcagcagctggatgagAAACTGAAGAA GAAAGACTTTGAAATCAGCCAGATCCAGAGCAAGATCGAGGATGAACAGGCCCTGGGCATGCAATTTCAGAAGAAGATCAAGGAGCTGCAG GCCCGcattgaggagctggaggaggagattGAGGCAGAGCGAACCTCTCGCGCTAAAGCAGAGAAGCATCGCGCTGACCTGtccagggagctggaggagatcAGCGAGCGCCTGGAAGAAGCAGGAggggccacagcagctcaggtggAGATGAACAAGAAGCGTGAGGCAGAGTTCCAGAAGATGCGCCGTGACCTGGAAGAGGCCACGCTGCAGCACGAAGCCACGGCTGCTGCCCTGCGCAAGAAGCACGCggacagcacagctgagctgggcgAGCAGATTGACAACCTGCAACGCGTGAAgcagaagctggagaaggagaagagtgAGCTGAAGATGGAGATTGATGACTTGGCCAGCAACATGGAGTCTGTCTCCAAAGCCAAG GCCAACCTGGAGAAGATGTGTCGCACGCTGGAAGATCAGCTGAGTGAGCTTAAAACTAAGGAGGAGCAGAATCAGCGCATGATCAACGACCTCAATACACAAAGAGCTCGTCTGCAGACAGAGTCAG gtGAATTTTCCCGCCAGGTGGAGGAGAAAGATGCTCTGATCTCTCAGCTGTCTAGGGGCAAGCAAGGATTTACCCAACAGATTGAGGAACTCAAGAGACATCTAGAGGAAGAAATCAAG GCCAAGAACGCCCTGGCCCATGCCCTGCAGTCTGCTCGTCATGACTGTGACTTGCTCCGGGAACAAtatgaggaggagcaggaggccaAGGCAGAGCTTCAGCGAGCCATGTCCAAGGCCAACAGTGAAGTGGCCCAGTGGAGAACCAAATACGAGACGGACGCGATTCAGCGCACGGAGGAGCTTGAGGAGGCCAA GAAGAAGCTGGCCCAGCGCCTGCAGGATGCAGAGGAGCATGTTGAGGCTGTCAATGCCAAATGTGCCTCCCTGGAAAAGAcaaagcagaggctgcagaatGAAGTGGAGGACCTGATGATTGACGTGGAGAGATCcaatgctgcctgtgctgctctggataAGAAGCAGAAGAACTTTGACAAG ATCCTGGCAGAATGGAAGCAGAAGTATGAGGAAAcgcaggctgagctggaggccTCGCAGAAGGAGTCGCGCTCTCTGAGCACGGAGCTGTTCAAGATGAAGAATGCCTATGAGGAGTCCTTGGACCACCTGGAAACAATGAAGCGGGAGAACAAGAACTTGCAGC AGGAAATTTCCGACCTCACGGAGCAGATTGCGGAGGGAGGAAAGGCCATTCATGAGCTGGAGAAAGTGAAGAAGCAGATTGAGACAGAGAAATCCGAACTGCAAGCGTCCCTGGAGGAAGCTGAG GCCTCCCTGGAACATGAGGAGGGGAAGATCCTGCGCCTGCAGCTTGAACTCAACCAAGTGAAGTCTGAGATTGATAGGAAGATAGCAGAGAAAGATGAGGAGATTGACCAGCTGAAGAGGAACCACCTCAGAATTGTGGACTCGATGCAGAGCACCCTGGATGCTGagatcaggagcaggaatgaagCCCTGAGGCTGAAGAAGAAGATGGAGGGAGACCTGAATGAAATGGAGATCCAGCTGAGCCATGCCAACCgccaggctgcagaggcacagaagAACCTGAGGAACACCCAGGCTGTGCTCAAG GAcactcagctgcacctggacGATGCTCTCAGGACACAGGATGACCTGAAGGAGCAGGTGGCCATGGTGGAGCGCAGAGCAAACCTGCTGCAGGCTGAAGTTGAGGAGCTCcgggcagccctggagcagacGGAGCGGTCGAGGAAAttggctgagcaggagcttCTGGATGCCACTGAACGTGCACAGCTCCTCCACACCCAG AACACCAGCCTGATCAACACCAAGAAGAAGCTGGAAACAGACATTTCCCAGATCCAGAGTGAAATGGAGGATACCATCCAGGAAGCCCGCAATGCTGAGGAGAAGGCCAAGAAGGCCATCACAGAT GCGGCCATGATGGCAGAAGAGCTGAAGAAGGAGCAGGACACCAGTGCCCACCTGGAGAGGATGAAGAAGAACCTGGACCAGACAGTGAAGGACCTGCAGCACCGTCTGGAAGAGGCCGAGCAGCTGGCACTGAAGGGAGGGAAGAAGCAGATCCAGAAGCTGGAGGCCAGG GTGCgggagctggaaggggaggTTGATGCTGAGCAGAAGCGC
- the LOC132081807 gene encoding myosin heavy chain, skeletal muscle, adult-like isoform X5, protein MTSADAELACFGEAAPYLRKSEKERIEAQNKPFDAKSSVFVVHPKESFVKGKIESRESGKVTVKTEGGETLTVKEDQIFSMNPPKYDKIEDMAMMTHLHEPAVLYNLKERYAAWMIYTYSGLFCVTVNPYKWLPVYNPEVVLAYRGKKRQEAPPHIFSISDNAYQFMLTDRENQSILITGESGAGKTVNTKRVIQYFATIAASGEKKKEEQTSGKMQGTLEDQIISANPLLEAFGNAKTVRNDNSSRFGKFIRIHFGATGKLASADIETYLLEKSRVTFQLKAERSYHIFYQIMSNKKPELIDMLLITTNPYDFHFVSQGEVTVPSIDDQEELMATDSAIDILGFTADEKTAIYKLTGAVMHYGNLKFKQKQREEQAEPDGTEVADKAAYLTGLNSAEFLKALCYPRVKVGNEYVTKGQNVTQVNNSVGALAKAMFEKMFLWMVVRINQQLDTKQPRQYFIGVLDIAGFEIFDFNSFEQLCINFTNEKLQQFFNHHMFVLEQEEYKKEGIEWEFIDFGMDLAACIELIEKPMGIFSILEEECMFPKATDTSFKNKLYDQHLGKSNNFQKPKPAKGKAEAHFSLVHYAGTVDYNITGWLEKNKDPLNETVIGLYQKSSVKTLALLFANYGGADAGAGGGGKKGGKKKGSSFQTVSALFRENLNKLMANLRSTHPHFVRCIIPNETKTPGAMEHELVLHQLRCNGVLEGIRICRKGFPSRVLYADFKQRYRVLNASAIPEGQFMDNKKASEKLLGSIDVDHTQYRFGHTKVFFKAGLIGVLEEMRDEKLAEIMTMIQARSRGFLMRVEYQRMVERRDSIFCIQYNVRSFMNVKHWPWMKLFFKIKPLLKSAESEKEMANMKQEFEKTKEELAKSEAKRKELEEKMVALVQEKNDLQLQVQAEADSLADAEERCDQLIKNKIQLEAKIKELTERAEEEEEINAELTAKKRKLEDECSELKKDIDDLELTLAKVEKEKHATENKVKNLTEEMAALDETIAKLTKEKKALQEAHQQTLDDLQAEEDKVNTLTKAKTKLEQQVDDLEGSLEQEKKLRMDLERAKRKLEGDLKLAQDSIMDLENDKQQLDEKLKKKDFEISQIQSKIEDEQALGMQFQKKIKELQARIEELEEEIEAERTSRAKAEKHRADLSRELEEISERLEEAGGATAAQVEMNKKREAEFQKMRRDLEEATLQHEATAAALRKKHADSTAELGEQIDNLQRVKQKLEKEKSELKMEIDDLASNMESVSKAKANLEKMCRTLEDQLSELKTKEEQNQRMINDLNTQRARLQTESGEFSRQVEEKDALISQLSRGKQGFTQQIEELKRHLEEEIKAKNALAHALQSARHDCDLLREQYEEEQEAKAELQRAMSKANSEVAQWRTKYETDAIQRTEELEEAKKKLAQRLQDAEEHVEAVNAKCASLEKTKQRLQNEVEDLMIDVERSNAACAALDKKQKNFDKILAEWKQKYEETQAELEASQKESRSLSTELFKMKNAYEESLDHLETMKRENKNLQQEISDLTEQIAEGGKAIHELEKVKKQIETEKSELQASLEEAEASLEHEEGKILRLQLELNQVKSEIDRKIAEKDEEIDQLKRNHLRIVDSMQSTLDAEIRSRNEALRLKKKMEGDLNEMEIQLSHANRQAAEAQKNLRNTQAVLKDTQLHLDDALRTQDDLKEQVAMVERRANLLQAEVEELRAALEQTERSRKLAEQELLDATERAQLLHTQNTSLINTKKKLETDISQIQSEMEDTIQEARNAEEKAKKAITDAAMMAEELKKEQDTSAHLERMKKNLDQTVKDLQHRLEEAEQLALKGGKKQIQKLEARVRELEGEVDAEQKRSAEAVKGVRKYERRVKELTYQSEEDRKNVLRLQDLVDKLQMKVKSYKRQAEEAEELSNVNLSKFRKIQHELEEAEERADIAESQVNKLRAKSRDIHGKKIEEEE, encoded by the exons ATGACCTCTGCAGATGCTGAGTTAGCTTGTTTTGGGGAGGCAGCTCCTTACCTCCGAAAATCGGAGAAGGAGAGAATTGAGGCTCAGAACAAACCTTTCGATGCCAAGTCATCAGTCTTTGTGGTTCATCCCAAAGAATCCTTTGTGAAAGGCAAAATTGAGAGCAGGGAATCAGGCAAAGTCACTGTAAAGACTGAAGGGGGAGAG ACCCTGACCGTGAAAGAAGATCAAATCTTCTCCATGAACCCTCCCAAGTATGACAAAATCGAGGACATGGCCATGATGACCCACCTGCACGAACCCGCTGTGCTGTACAACCTCAAAGAGCGTTACGCAGCCTGGATGATCTAC ACCTACTCGGGTCTCTTCTGCGTCACTGTCAACCCCTACAAGTGGCTGCCGGTGTACAACCCCGAGGTGGTGTTGGCCTACCGAGGCAAGAAGCGCCAGGAGGCCCCTCCACACATCTTCTCCATCTCTGACAATGCCTATCAGTTCATGCTGACTG ATCGGGAGAACCAGTCCATCCTGATCAC CGGAGAATCCGGGGCCGGGAAGACTGTGAACACCAAGCGTGTCATCCAGTACTTTGCAACAATTGCAGCCagtggagagaagaaaaaggaagaacaaaCATCAGGCAAAATGCAG GGAACGCTTGAGGATCAAATCATCAGCGCCAACCCACTGCTGGAGGCCTTTGGAAACGCCAAGACCGTGAGGAACGACAACTCTTCACGCTTT GGCAAATTCATCAGAATCCATTTTGGTGCCACAGGCAAACTGGCTTCTGCTGACATTGAAACTT ATCTGCTGGAGAAGTCCAGAGTCACTTTCCAGCTCAAGGCGGAAAGGAGCTACCACATCTTTTATCAGATTATGTCCAACAAGAAGCCGGAGCTAATTG ACATGCTCCTCATTACCACCAACCCCTACGATTTCCACTTTGTGAGTCAAGGGGAGGTCACTGTGCCCAGCATTGATGACCAGGAGGAGCTGATGGCTACAGAT AGTGCCATTGACATCCTGGGCTTCACTGCAGATGAGAAAACGGCCATCTACAAGCTGACAGGGGCTGTCATGCACTATGGGAACCTGAAGTTCAAGCAGAAGCAAcgagaggagcaggcagagcctgatgGCACAGAAG TGGCTGACAAGGCTGCCTACCTAACGGGCCTCAACTCAGCTGAATTTCTCAAGGCCTTGTGTTACCCCCGAGTCAAGGTTGGGAATGAATACGTGACCAAAGGTCAAAACGTGACACAG GTGAACAATTCAGTGGGTGCCCTGGCCAAGGCAATGTTTGAGAAGATGTTCCTGTGGATGGTTGTTCGTATCAACCAACAGCTGGACACGAAGCAGCCCAGGCAGTACTTCATTGGTGTCCTGGACATTGCTGGCTTTGAGATCTTTGAT TTCAACAGCTTTGAGCAGCTGTGCATCAACTTCACCAATGAGAAACTGCAACAGTTCTTCAACCACCACATGTtcgtgctggagcaggaggagtaCAAGAAGGAGGGCATTGAATGGGAGTTCATTGACTTTGGCATGGACCTGGCTGCCTGCATTGAGCTCATTGAGAAG CCCATGGGCATCTTCTCCATCCTGGAAGAGGAGTGCATGTTCCCCAAGGCAACTGACACCTCTTTCAAGAACAAGCTCTATGACCAGCACCTGGGCAAGTCCAACAACTTCCAGAAGCCCAAGCCTGCCAAAGGCAAGGCTGAGGCCCACTTCTCCCTGGTGCACTATGCTGGCACAGTGGACTACAACATCACTGGGTGGCTGGAGAAGAACAAGGACCCTCTGAATGAAACTGTCATAGGGTTGTACCAGAAATCATCTGTGAAGACCCTGGCTTTACTCTTTGCCAACTATGGTGGAGCAGATGCGGGTGC tggtggtggtggcaagAAGGGAGGCAAGAAGAAGGGTTCTTCCTTCCAGACTGTCTCAGCTCTTTTCAGA GAAAATCTGAACAAGCTGATGGCTAACTTGAGAAGCACTCACCCCCATTTTGTGCGCTGTATCATCCCCAATGAAACTAAAACACCTG GTGCCATGGAGCACGAGCTGGTGCTGCACCAGCTGCGCTGTAACGGCGTGCTGGAAGGGATCAGGATCTGCAGGAAAGGGTTCCCCAGCAGAGTCCTTTATGCTGACTTCAAACAGAG ATACAGAGTACTTAATGCCAGTGCTATTCCAGAAGGTCAGTTCATGGATAACAAGAAGGCTTCAGAGAAGCTCCTTGGGTCCATTGATGTTGACCACACCCAGTACAGATTTGGGCACACCAAG GTGTTCTTCAAAGCTGGACTGATAGGTGTGCTAGAGGAGATGAGAGATGAGAAACTGGCAGAGATTATGACCATGATACAAGCCAGGTCCAGAGGCTTCCTGATGAGAGTGGAGTACCAGAGAATGGTGGAGCGGAG GGACTCCATCTTCTGCATCCAGTACAATGTTCGCTCATTCATGAATGTCAAACACTGGCCATGGATGAAGCTCTTCTTCAAGATCAAGCCATTGCTGAAGAGTGCAGAGTCTGAGAAAGAAATGGCCAACATGAAGCAAGAATTTGAGAAAACCAAGGAAGAGCTTGCAAAGTCTGAGGCAAAGCGGAAGgagctggaagagaaaatggtGGCCCTGGTGCAGGAGAAAAATGACCTGCAGCTCCAAGTGCAGGCT GAAGCAGATAGCTTGGCTGATGCTGAGGAAAGGTGCGACCAGCTCATCaaaaacaaaatccagctgGAAGCCAAAATTAAGGAGCTGACAGAAAGGGctgaagaagaagaggaaatcAATGCTGAGCTGACAGCCAAGAAGAGGAAGCTGGAGGATGAATGTTCAGAGCTGAAGAAAGATATTGATGACCTTGAGCTAACACTGGCCaaggtggagaaggaaaaacatgCCACTGAAAACAAG gtgaaaaacctgacagaggagATGGCAGCTCTGGATGAGACAATTGCCAAGCTGacaaaggagaagaaagcccTCCAAGAGGCGCATCAGCAGACCCTGGATGacctgcaggcagaggaagaCAAAGTCAATACTCTGACCAAAGCCAAGACCAAGCTGGAACAGCAAGTGGATGAT CTGGAAGGGTCCCTCGAGCAAGAGAAGAAACTGCGCATGGACCTGGAGAGAGCAAAGAGGAAACTGGAAGGAGACCTGAAGCTGGCCCAGGACAGCATCATGGATTTGGAGAATGAtaagcagcagctggatgagAAACTGAAGAA GAAAGACTTTGAAATCAGCCAGATCCAGAGCAAGATCGAGGATGAACAGGCCCTGGGCATGCAATTTCAGAAGAAGATCAAGGAGCTGCAG GCCCGcattgaggagctggaggaggagattGAGGCAGAGCGAACCTCTCGCGCTAAAGCAGAGAAGCATCGCGCTGACCTGtccagggagctggaggagatcAGCGAGCGCCTGGAAGAAGCAGGAggggccacagcagctcaggtggAGATGAACAAGAAGCGTGAGGCAGAGTTCCAGAAGATGCGCCGTGACCTGGAAGAGGCCACGCTGCAGCACGAAGCCACGGCTGCTGCCCTGCGCAAGAAGCACGCggacagcacagctgagctgggcgAGCAGATTGACAACCTGCAACGCGTGAAgcagaagctggagaaggagaagagtgAGCTGAAGATGGAGATTGATGACTTGGCCAGCAACATGGAGTCTGTCTCCAAAGCCAAG GCCAACCTGGAGAAGATGTGTCGCACGCTGGAAGATCAGCTGAGTGAGCTTAAAACTAAGGAGGAGCAGAATCAGCGCATGATCAACGACCTCAATACACAAAGAGCTCGTCTGCAGACAGAGTCAG gtGAATTTTCCCGCCAGGTGGAGGAGAAAGATGCTCTGATCTCTCAGCTGTCTAGGGGCAAGCAAGGATTTACCCAACAGATTGAGGAACTCAAGAGACATCTAGAGGAAGAAATCAAG GCCAAGAACGCCCTGGCCCATGCCCTGCAGTCTGCTCGTCATGACTGTGACTTGCTCCGGGAACAAtatgaggaggagcaggaggccaAGGCAGAGCTTCAGCGAGCCATGTCCAAGGCCAACAGTGAAGTGGCCCAGTGGAGAACCAAATACGAGACGGACGCGATTCAGCGCACGGAGGAGCTTGAGGAGGCCAA GAAGAAGCTGGCCCAGCGCCTGCAGGATGCAGAGGAGCATGTTGAGGCTGTCAATGCCAAATGTGCCTCCCTGGAAAAGAcaaagcagaggctgcagaatGAAGTGGAGGACCTGATGATTGACGTGGAGAGATCcaatgctgcctgtgctgctctggataAGAAGCAGAAGAACTTTGACAAG ATCCTGGCAGAATGGAAGCAGAAGTATGAGGAAAcgcaggctgagctggaggccTCGCAGAAGGAGTCGCGCTCTCTGAGCACGGAGCTGTTCAAGATGAAGAATGCCTATGAGGAGTCCTTGGACCACCTGGAAACAATGAAGCGGGAGAACAAGAACTTGCAGC AGGAAATTTCCGACCTCACGGAGCAGATTGCGGAGGGAGGAAAGGCCATTCATGAGCTGGAGAAAGTGAAGAAGCAGATTGAGACAGAGAAATCCGAACTGCAAGCGTCCCTGGAGGAAGCTGAG GCCTCCCTGGAACATGAGGAGGGGAAGATCCTGCGCCTGCAGCTTGAACTCAACCAAGTGAAGTCTGAGATTGATAGGAAGATAGCAGAGAAAGATGAGGAGATTGACCAGCTGAAGAGGAACCACCTCAGAATTGTGGACTCGATGCAGAGCACCCTGGATGCTGagatcaggagcaggaatgaagCCCTGAGGCTGAAGAAGAAGATGGAGGGAGACCTGAATGAAATGGAGATCCAGCTGAGCCATGCCAACCgccaggctgcagaggcacagaagAACCTGAGGAACACCCAGGCTGTGCTCAAG GAcactcagctgcacctggacGATGCTCTCAGGACACAGGATGACCTGAAGGAGCAGGTGGCCATGGTGGAGCGCAGAGCAAACCTGCTGCAGGCTGAAGTTGAGGAGCTCcgggcagccctggagcagacGGAGCGGTCGAGGAAAttggctgagcaggagcttCTGGATGCCACTGAACGTGCACAGCTCCTCCACACCCAG AACACCAGCCTGATCAACACCAAGAAGAAGCTGGAAACAGACATTTCCCAGATCCAGAGTGAAATGGAGGATACCATCCAGGAAGCCCGCAATGCTGAGGAGAAGGCCAAGAAGGCCATCACAGAT GCGGCCATGATGGCAGAAGAGCTGAAGAAGGAGCAGGACACCAGTGCCCACCTGGAGAGGATGAAGAAGAACCTGGACCAGACAGTGAAGGACCTGCAGCACCGTCTGGAAGAGGCCGAGCAGCTGGCACTGAAGGGAGGGAAGAAGCAGATCCAGAAGCTGGAGGCCAGG GTGCgggagctggaaggggaggTTGATGCTGAGCAGAAGCGC